Proteins co-encoded in one Candida albicans SC5314 chromosome 3, complete sequence genomic window:
- a CDS encoding uncharacterized protein (Ortholog(s) have phosphatidic acid binding, phosphatidylinositol-3,5-bisphosphate binding, phosphatidylinositol-3-phosphate binding, sphingolipid binding activity), which yields MNSEKIIEVIIAIFLPPVAVFMKCGATTPLWINLVLCIFIWFPAILHALYVVLKD from the coding sequence ATGAATTCTGAAAAGATTATTGAAGTTATCATTGCTATTTTCTTACCACCAGTAGCTGTGTTTATGAAATGTGGTGCCACTACCCCATTATGGATTAACTTGGTATTATGTATCTTTATTTGGTTCCCTGCTATCTTACATGCCTTATACGTTGTTTTGAAAGATTAA